In the Flagellimonas sp. MMG031 genome, one interval contains:
- a CDS encoding DUF6624 domain-containing protein translates to MKIQIQKPKGAAASPEMKSKYMKPLFLWSVIGLLALSCKQEKTISEEEKPQVVAALNEIMELDQKYAGIPSNELREKHGNQKAWEIFKKQRDSVGLVNQNKIKKLYQKYGYLGEQKIGKEAATDFWVVVQHADNDIPFQQEMLKAMETEIAKGSKDKYHYAMLEDRINVNLNKPQRFGSQVTYNDMGQAIPKNGLVDTTAVDSLRKAHSMPDFIEYYNQMTEMHYEMNKQLFLDKGIMEPQLYGN, encoded by the coding sequence ATGAAAATCCAAATCCAAAAACCCAAAGGTGCAGCTGCAAGTCCAGAAATGAAAAGCAAGTATATGAAACCACTCTTTTTATGGTCTGTTATCGGACTCCTGGCATTGAGCTGCAAGCAGGAAAAGACTATTTCCGAAGAAGAAAAGCCTCAAGTTGTGGCTGCATTGAACGAAATCATGGAACTCGACCAGAAATATGCGGGGATTCCGTCCAATGAGCTTCGGGAAAAACACGGCAATCAGAAAGCTTGGGAAATTTTTAAAAAGCAGCGGGATAGCGTAGGCCTAGTCAACCAGAACAAAATCAAGAAATTATACCAAAAGTACGGATACTTGGGCGAGCAAAAGATAGGAAAGGAAGCCGCTACCGATTTTTGGGTGGTGGTCCAACATGCGGATAATGACATCCCCTTCCAACAGGAAATGTTGAAGGCCATGGAAACGGAAATCGCAAAGGGCAGCAAGGACAAATACCACTATGCGATGTTGGAAGACAGGATCAATGTCAATCTCAACAAACCGCAACGTTTTGGAAGCCAAGTGACCTACAACGATATGGGACAGGCCATTCCAAAGAACGGACTGGTGGATACCACGGCGGTCGACAGTTTGCGCAAAGCCCACTCCATGCCCGATTTTATCGAATACTATAATCAAATGACCGAAATGCACTATGAAATGAACAAACAACTATTTCTGGACAAGGGCATTATGGAACCACAACTGTATGGAAACTAA
- a CDS encoding sulfite exporter TauE/SafE family protein, whose product MTVEYLPLVFFLIALFYSSVGFGGGSSYLAILSLFLTDFYEIRSTALLLNICVVTIGTIVFIRNRVFDVKLFWPFLVMSIPFAYLGAQIRLSQTTFFLILGGALVMAGFFMMLRFAKKKLDSKKFSNPKKLTLGGGIGLLSGISGIGGGIFLSPVLNLLKWENPRIVASLASVFILVNSIAGLIGLNMAGTFQLNNELMLQLVVAVVLGGGIGSYLSNKRFNLKFLGVLTAILVLYVGFRLILLHGFGIKI is encoded by the coding sequence ATGACAGTCGAATACTTGCCCTTGGTCTTTTTTCTGATTGCGCTGTTTTATAGTTCGGTCGGATTTGGGGGTGGGTCCAGTTATCTGGCGATTTTAAGCCTTTTCCTTACCGATTTTTACGAAATACGTTCCACTGCGCTCTTGTTGAATATTTGTGTGGTCACTATTGGGACGATAGTTTTTATTCGGAACCGGGTATTTGACGTGAAATTGTTCTGGCCCTTTTTGGTGATGAGCATACCGTTTGCATATCTGGGTGCCCAAATCCGCTTGTCCCAAACCACCTTCTTTTTGATTTTGGGAGGTGCATTAGTGATGGCAGGATTTTTTATGATGCTTCGCTTTGCGAAGAAAAAACTGGACTCGAAAAAATTTTCAAATCCAAAAAAATTGACGCTCGGTGGAGGCATTGGCTTACTTTCTGGAATATCCGGAATAGGTGGCGGCATCTTTTTATCACCGGTGCTCAACCTGCTTAAATGGGAAAACCCAAGAATAGTGGCTTCTTTGGCTTCCGTTTTTATTTTGGTGAATTCCATTGCAGGCCTGATTGGTTTGAATATGGCGGGAACCTTCCAACTGAACAACGAGCTGATGCTACAATTGGTGGTGGCAGTAGTGCTTGGCGGTGGAATCGGCTCTTATCTGTCCAATAAAAGGTTCAATCTAAAGTTTTTGGGTGTACTCACGGCCATTTTGGTGCTGTATGTGGGTTTCCGTTTGATACTGCTTCACGGATTCGGTATCAAGATTTAA
- a CDS encoding Lacal_2735 family protein, with translation MFGLFKKKTEKEKLQEKYAKLLKEAHALSTTNRKLSDEKVFEAEEIMKKIEQLD, from the coding sequence ATGTTCGGATTGTTCAAAAAGAAAACGGAAAAAGAAAAACTACAGGAAAAATACGCCAAGTTGCTAAAGGAAGCCCATGCGCTATCCACCACCAATCGCAAGCTCAGCGATGAAAAAGTCTTTGAGGCGGAAGAAATCATGAAAAAAATAGAACAGTTGGATTAA
- the glp gene encoding gephyrin-like molybdotransferase Glp: MVTIEEALRIIEDQKIELKSESKPLEEALGYALSTNTTAPFDVPEFDNSAMDGYALCGLYQEYQLAGEVAAGDSKSISLNDGEAVRIFTGAKVPQNTTAVMMQEKTSVKDKTLFLDETPKAGQNVRKKGGQLAEGQTVFEKGHMLNSPSLALMGSLGLSQFTVFSKPRVNIITTGNELVKPGESKTEGQIYESNSYAIAGALQQFGFQHHQKTQIKDDFEATKAGIKTALESCDVLIISGGISVGDYDFVKQSLEENGVKELFYKVFQKPGKPLYFGRKENQFVFALPGNPASSLTCFYVYVLPLLQRLSGYEKVGLTTYRFSIQHDFENRFGRPTFLKAAVVDGTVEILDGQGSSMIQSMAQGNALAFVDDGEALKKGDLIQCKLIS, encoded by the coding sequence ATGGTTACGATTGAAGAAGCACTTAGGATCATCGAAGACCAAAAGATTGAACTAAAAAGCGAATCCAAACCTTTGGAGGAGGCACTTGGTTATGCTTTGTCGACGAACACGACCGCCCCTTTTGATGTGCCTGAGTTTGATAATTCGGCCATGGACGGCTATGCGCTTTGCGGACTTTATCAAGAATACCAATTGGCAGGGGAGGTGGCAGCTGGTGACTCCAAGTCTATCTCGTTAAACGATGGCGAAGCCGTTCGAATTTTTACGGGGGCGAAGGTACCCCAAAACACCACGGCTGTGATGATGCAGGAGAAAACCTCCGTTAAAGACAAGACGCTGTTTCTTGATGAAACGCCCAAGGCTGGACAAAATGTCCGTAAAAAAGGCGGTCAGTTGGCGGAAGGGCAAACGGTATTTGAAAAAGGACATATGTTGAATTCACCTTCTTTGGCTTTGATGGGAAGTTTGGGGTTGTCGCAGTTCACAGTTTTTTCTAAACCACGGGTCAATATCATCACCACGGGAAATGAATTGGTAAAACCGGGAGAATCCAAAACGGAGGGACAGATATATGAATCCAACAGCTACGCAATTGCAGGAGCCTTGCAACAATTCGGATTCCAGCACCATCAAAAAACACAAATTAAAGACGATTTCGAGGCCACAAAAGCGGGAATCAAAACCGCATTGGAGTCTTGCGATGTGCTCATTATCTCTGGAGGAATATCTGTGGGTGATTACGATTTTGTAAAACAATCCCTGGAAGAAAATGGAGTTAAGGAGTTGTTTTACAAGGTGTTTCAAAAACCGGGAAAACCGCTTTATTTTGGCCGAAAGGAAAATCAGTTTGTGTTTGCCTTGCCAGGAAACCCAGCGTCATCATTGACCTGTTTTTATGTGTACGTACTTCCTTTGCTGCAACGCTTATCTGGATATGAAAAAGTGGGTTTGACCACATATCGATTCTCGATACAACATGATTTTGAAAACCGTTTTGGACGCCCCACTTTTTTAAAGGCCGCTGTTGTGGACGGAACTGTAGAGATTTTGGACGGACAGGGCTCTTCCATGATCCAATCCATGGCCCAAGGTAATGCACTCGCCTTTGTAGATGATGGCGAGGCATTGAAAAAGGGGGATTTGATTCAATGTAAGCTAATTTCTTAA
- a CDS encoding winged helix-turn-helix domain-containing protein — protein METKKELRNRCWIDIDGKKFFGPGRAQLLVMIDKNGSLSKAAKEMGMSYRKAWSMVEDMNQRGQQPYVELHKGGTQGGGAELTPRGKTVLAAFQHMNAQIQATLEQHTQDMLGLI, from the coding sequence ATGGAAACTAAAAAAGAACTGCGCAACCGCTGCTGGATAGATATTGACGGAAAAAAGTTTTTTGGCCCGGGACGGGCGCAATTATTGGTGATGATCGATAAAAACGGTTCGCTCTCCAAAGCGGCCAAGGAAATGGGCATGTCCTACCGAAAAGCCTGGTCCATGGTCGAGGATATGAACCAAAGAGGCCAACAACCCTACGTGGAACTGCACAAGGGCGGTACCCAAGGGGGCGGGGCCGAATTAACACCACGGGGCAAAACAGTATTGGCTGCCTTTCAACATATGAACGCCCAGATTCAGGCAACTTTGGAGCAACACACCCAAGACATGTTGGGGCTGATTTAA